The Callithrix jacchus isolate 240 chromosome X, calJac240_pri, whole genome shotgun sequence genome contains a region encoding:
- the DLG3 gene encoding disks large homolog 3 isoform X5, which yields MMNSSMSSGSGSLRTSEKRSLYVRALFDYDRTRDSCLPSQGLSFSYGDILHVINASDDEWWQARLVTPHGESEQIGVIPSKKRVEKKERARLKTVKFHARTGMIESNRSIKTKRKKSFRLSRKFPFYKSKENMAQESSIQEQGVTSNTSDSESSSKGQEDAILSYEPVTRQEIHYARPVIILGPMKDRVNDDLISEFPHKFGSCVPHTTRPRRDNEVDGQDYHFVVSREQMEKDIQDNKFIEAGQFNDNLYGTSIQSVRAVAERGKHCILDVSGNAIKRLQQAQLYPIAIFIKPKSIEALMEMNRRQTYEQANKIYDKAMKLEQEFGEYFTAIVQGDSLEEIYNKIKQIIEDQSGHYIWVPSPEKL from the exons GGCCCTGTTTGATTATGATCGGACTCGGGACAGCTGCCTGCCAAGCCAGGGGCTCAGCTTCTCTTACGGTGATATTCTGCATGTCATTAATGCCTCCGATGATGAGTGGTGGCAGGCAAGGCTTGTGACCCCACATGGAGAAAGTGAGCAGATCGGTGTGATCCCCAGTAAGAAGAG ggtggaaaagaaagaaagagctcgTTTGAAAACTGTGAAGTTTCATGCCAGGACGGGGATGATTGAGTCTAACAGG TCGATCAAAACGAAACGTAAAAAGAGTTTCCGCCTCTCTCGAAAGTTTCCAttttacaagagcaaagaaaaCATGGCCCAGGAGAGCAGCATACAGGAAC AGGGAGTGACATCCAACACCAGTGACAGCGAAAGCAGTTCCA AAGGACAAGAGGATGCTATTTTGTCATATGAGCCAGTGACACGGCAAGAAA TTCACTATGCAAGGCCTGTGATCATCCTGGGCCCAATGAAGGACCGAGTCAATGACGACCTGATCTCTGAATTTCCACATAAATTTGGATCCTGTGTGCCAC aTACTACCCGGCCTCGGCGTGACAATGAGGTGGATGGACAAGACTACCACTTTGTGGTGTCTCGAGAACAAATGGAGAAAGATATTCAGGACAACAAGTTCATTGAGGCGGGTCAATTTAATGATAATCTCTATGGGACCAGCATCCAGTCAGTGCGGGCCGTTGCAGAGAGG GGCAAGCACTGCATCTTAGATGTTTCTGGCAATGCTATCAAGAGACTGCAGCAAGCACAACTTTACCCAATTGCCATTTTCATCAAGCCCAAGTCCATCGAAGCCCTTAT GGAAATGAACCGAAGGCAGACATATGAACAAGCAAATAAGATCTATGACAAAGCCATGAAGCTGGAGCAGGAGTTTGGAGAGTACTTTACGG CCATTGTACAGGGTGACTCACTGGAAGAGATTtataacaaaatcaaacaaatcaTTGAGGACCAGTCTGGGCACTACATTTGGGTCCCATCCCCTGAAAAACTCTGA